The sequence below is a genomic window from Rhodothermales bacterium.
GGGGACGACGTCCTGGTCGATGTCGTAAACCTCGCGGTACGACGAGTTGAGGACGTTCTTCGCCGTCGCCTTGACGACGAACCGGTCGAAGAACTCCTGCGAGACGACGAAGTCGAGCTGGGGCGCGGACGCCTCGTACACGTCGGGGAGCGGGTTGCCGACGCGCGAGAGCCGGCGGCCGGCGACGTTGAAAAAGACGCTCGCCGTCGTGCCCCGCGCGAAGTCCTCGTACGAAAGGTTGGCGTTGAAGAGGTAGGGCGACTGGCCCTGGAGGTCGCGCGTGTCGTCGGCGCCGGGGTCGACGGCGCGGCGTGCGGCGAGTTCGCGCTCGGTGATCGTGATGCTGGACTGCGCAACGGAGAGGTTCGCCCCGAGAGAGAGCCGCTCGCCGAGGACGCCGCCGAGCCCGAACGAACGGAGCGGCTGACGGAGCTCGAACTCGGCTCCGAGCACCTGTGCCTGCTCCACGTTCGCGAACGACGTCGAGCCGTTCTCGGGGTCGATGATCACGCGCTCGATGGGGTTCGCGAGGTCCTTGTAATACCCGCTCACGGCGAGGACGCGGCCGGGGCCGTTGAACCACTCCCAGCGGAGGTCGAGGTTCGTGATCAGCGTCCGCTCGAGGGCGGGGTTCCCGATGAGCGCGCCGTCGGAGGCGAAGTCGAACGTGGCGACGGGGGCGACCTCGCGGAACGTCGGCCGCGCGAGCGTCCGCGTGGCGGCGGCCCGGAGGTTCATGTCGTCGGAGAGCGCGTAGACGAGGTTCAGCGCCGGGAGCAGGTCGTTGTACGTGCGGTCGGTGCCGAGGAAGTACTGCCCGTCGATCGTCACGACGGAGTCGGCCGGCGTGTCGTCCTGCGCGAGAGCGCCGGTGGCGACCATGAGGCTCGACCCCTCGTAGCGCGCACCGACGATCGCGCGGAGCCGGCCGAGCGGGACCTCGATCATGGCGTACCCGGCCCCCACGTCGAAGGCGCCGCTGTAGCTGTTCTGGTCGCGCGTGGCGTCGATGAGGAAGTGGCCGAACTCGTAGCGGTCCGGCACGCCGTCGCCGTCCTGATCCCGCGTGCTCACGATGCCGACGTTGCCCGGCGCGAGGTACGCCGCGATCGAGTCGCCGCTGACCCCGCCGAGCTGGGCCGTCCGGTTGTTGAGCTGGTAGAAGAAGAACCGCTCGTTGTATGCGCGGTCCGTTTGCTCCACGAGGCCGCCCACTTTGACTTCGGCGCCGCGGCCGAGGAAGCGGAAGGGCACCGTCACGTCGACGGCCCCGCTGCCGAGGGTCTCGTCGAGGTCGCGGAAGTAGCGCTGGGGTCCGGGCGGCGTCCCGCTCGCGGTGAACACCTCCGACACGTTGCCGTCCTCGTCGGTGCGCTCCTGCGTGCGGACGGCGAAGAAGCGGAGGTCGGGCTGGTCGAGCCGCGTGTTCGAGTAGTTCCCGCGCCACGCCACCTCGGCCCCGCCGAGGCGGGGGATGTTATGGCGGCCCCGAAGCTGCGCCGAGGCCAGCGTCCGCTCCTCGTACCCCGCCACCTGGTCCACGACGCGGGCGCCGTTCGAGAGGATGTTGTCGACGCCGTCGAGCACGCGCGCCTCCGACTCCGTGGTGTGGGAGAAGAGCGTGTTGAGGTTGAACTCGTTGTAGGCCCCGAGGCGGAAGGCGACGTTCGCGAGCCCGCCGAGCTTCGCCTCGCGCGTCGAGCGCCGGTCCGTGCGCACCGTCGTCGTATCGACCGAGAACGCGCCCGTCGGGTTGCCCGCGTCGTCGCTGAGGCCCTGAACTTCGATGCGGCCGAGCGTGCCCTCGTCGTAATAGCTCACGCCCTGGTCGGCCGTCGCGCTGACGACAAAGCCGAGGAGGTTGCGGCCGAGCGGGATCTGGTTGCCCACCGTCAGCCCGAAGCTCCCGTTCAGCGGGAGGGTCCCCTCGACCGGGGCGATCTGCGCCGGGAGCGCGTTCGAGAGGTCGTTGAGGCGCTGCGAGGCGGCGGCGTTGTCGCGCACGAGCACCTGCGCTCCGTCGGGCCCCTCAACGAGGGAAGTCGGGGCGAGGAAATCCTCGCGCCCTGTGTTCGAGAGAAGGTCCGGCATGGCGAGGGCGCCTGCGCCGAAGCGGAACGGGCTCGCGCCCTGCACGGGATCGACGAGGTACGCATCGCCCGGAAGGGCCTGGGACGTGAAGCCGGTCGAGGCGGAGAACGAAGCGGAGAACGCGCCGGGGAACGACTTCGTCGAGATGTCGACGAGGCCGCCGGAGAAGCTGCCGGGCTTGTCCGGCGTGAAGGTCTTCAGCGTGACGATGTTCTCGAGGAAGCTCGACGGGAAGAGGTCGAACTGTACGGCGCGGCGGTCGGGGTCGGCCGTCGGGAGGACGGCGCCGTTGAGTTGGGTGTTGGCGTAGCGGTCGCCGAGGCCGCGGACGAACACGTACTGCCCGCCCTGCACGGACGCGCCGGTGACGCGCTCCATGGCGTCGGCGGCGTCGGAGGAGCCGCTCTTCGAGATCGTCTCGGCCGAGATCGCGTCGCTGACGGCGGCGGACTTCTGGCGGTCTTTGAGGAGGGCCGCCTCGTTGTTGCGGATCGCCTCGGCCTCGACGACGACCTCCCCGCCTTCGAGTTCGAGCGCCTGCTCGGAGAGCGCGAGGTCGATCGTCGTCGTCGCGCCGCTCGTGACGGTGACGCCGGTGACGCGCTGCGTGTCGTAGCCGAGGTAGGAGAAGACGAGGTCGTAGGTGCCGGCGGGCACACGCGCGATGCGGTAGTCGCCGTCGAGCCCGGTGGCGCCGCCGAAGCCCGTTCCGTCGACGAGCACGTTGACGCCGATGAGCGTCTCGCCCGTCTCGCCGTCCACGACGACGCCGGCGACCGTGCCGGTCTGGGCGAGGGCGGCCGGAGCCGCGGCGGCGAGGAAGAGGAGGAGCCCGAGCCGGATCGGCGGGCGGACGGTGCGTAACAAACGCACGGGTGACGCGGTAGGGAGGGCCATGGGGGAGGGTTGTTCAGTGGGAGGGAGCGCAG
It includes:
- a CDS encoding TonB-dependent receptor is translated as MRLLRTVRPPIRLGLLLFLAAAAPAALAQTGTVAGVVVDGETGETLIGVNVLVDGTGFGGATGLDGDYRIARVPAGTYDLVFSYLGYDTQRVTGVTVTSGATTTIDLALSEQALELEGGEVVVEAEAIRNNEAALLKDRQKSAAVSDAISAETISKSGSSDAADAMERVTGASVQGGQYVFVRGLGDRYANTQLNGAVLPTADPDRRAVQFDLFPSSFLENIVTLKTFTPDKPGSFSGGLVDISTKSFPGAFSASFSASTGFTSQALPGDAYLVDPVQGASPFRFGAGALAMPDLLSNTGREDFLAPTSLVEGPDGAQVLVRDNAAASQRLNDLSNALPAQIAPVEGTLPLNGSFGLTVGNQIPLGRNLLGFVVSATADQGVSYYDEGTLGRIEVQGLSDDAGNPTGAFSVDTTTVRTDRRSTREAKLGGLANVAFRLGAYNEFNLNTLFSHTTESEARVLDGVDNILSNGARVVDQVAGYEERTLASAQLRGRHNIPRLGGAEVAWRGNYSNTRLDQPDLRFFAVRTQERTDEDGNVSEVFTASGTPPGPQRYFRDLDETLGSGAVDVTVPFRFLGRGAEVKVGGLVEQTDRAYNERFFFYQLNNRTAQLGGVSGDSIAAYLAPGNVGIVSTRDQDGDGVPDRYEFGHFLIDATRDQNSYSGAFDVGAGYAMIEVPLGRLRAIVGARYEGSSLMVATGALAQDDTPADSVVTIDGQYFLGTDRTYNDLLPALNLVYALSDDMNLRAAATRTLARPTFREVAPVATFDFASDGALIGNPALERTLITNLDLRWEWFNGPGRVLAVSGYYKDLANPIERVIIDPENGSTSFANVEQAQVLGAEFELRQPLRSFGLGGVLGERLSLGANLSVAQSSITITERELAARRAVDPGADDTRDLQGQSPYLFNANLSYEDFARGTTASVFFNVAGRRLSRVGNPLPDVYEASAPQLDFVVSQEFFDRFVVKATAKNVLNSSYREVYDIDQDVVPFLEYNPGTSFSIGITFSPGFGISGPAAPAVPAPSIHGSVSGP